From the genome of Venenivibrio stagnispumantis, one region includes:
- a CDS encoding peptidylprolyl isomerase produces the protein MSRFFKLLLLLIILSYLSSCGGKKYKPLSKPTKEEETIKIEDAQLADKVVLVVNSEPVLLSDIEFAKTWFNEKDTKKATNRLIDEILLSQEARKIGISVSPQEIDEAILRIAKANNINNLEEFKKGLEKQGVSYRKLRDFIQRDIQVAKFMQFYLRPQLSKNVLEGKQDLVRKIDMIYIDKSDEKYKEKLQKLKDLNKENFAEIAKTISDYKDISMEVKKGDMIPQLDEEIFKHKVGDIFKVETDKAIYYVYIKGEEKKFVPDFEMKKEDMEKFEKDFDIYIKKLREKATIMYLDESLK, from the coding sequence ATGAGTAGATTTTTTAAATTATTGCTGTTATTAATCATACTATCTTACCTATCTTCCTGTGGTGGAAAAAAATATAAACCTTTATCTAAACCAACAAAAGAAGAAGAAACGATAAAGATAGAAGATGCCCAGCTTGCAGATAAAGTTGTTTTAGTTGTAAATTCAGAACCAGTTTTATTATCAGATATAGAATTTGCAAAAACATGGTTTAATGAAAAAGATACAAAAAAGGCTACCAATAGATTAATAGATGAGATTTTATTATCCCAAGAAGCAAGAAAAATAGGCATCTCTGTATCTCCACAAGAAATAGATGAAGCTATCCTTAGAATAGCAAAAGCAAATAATATAAATAATTTAGAAGAGTTTAAAAAAGGTTTAGAAAAACAGGGAGTATCATACAGAAAATTAAGGGATTTTATACAAAGGGATATACAGGTAGCAAAATTTATGCAGTTTTATCTTAGACCACAGCTTTCTAAAAATGTTTTAGAAGGAAAACAGGATTTAGTAAGAAAGATAGATATGATTTATATAGATAAATCAGATGAGAAATATAAAGAAAAACTACAAAAATTAAAAGATTTAAATAAAGAAAATTTTGCAGAAATAGCAAAAACAATCTCTGATTATAAAGATATCTCTATGGAAGTAAAGAAAGGAGATATGATACCTCAGTTAGATGAAGAAATTTTTAAGCATAAAGTAGGAGATATATTTAAGGTAGAAACAGATAAAGCTATTTATTATGTGTATATTAAAGGCGAAGAGAAGAAATTTGTGCCGGATTTTGAGATGAAAAAAGAAGATATGGAAAAATTTGAAAAAGATTTTGATATTTATATAAAAAAACTTAGAGAAAAAGCAACTATTATGTATTTAGATGAAAGCTTAAAGTAA
- the glmU gene encoding bifunctional UDP-N-acetylglucosamine diphosphorylase/glucosamine-1-phosphate N-acetyltransferase GlmU: protein MIDFPLKAIILAAGKGTRFKSKKPKVLHTILGKPMIDYVLFSVRWINPDQIIVVVGHQKEQLKEHINCDKCKIVEQEEQLGTAHAVKITKYLWEDFDGYLLIISGDTPLIKGETLSNAGEYLKALVRYEGANLANFRKGYRNEKIAGVVLTARVPNPYGYGRIIKDVNHRVLKIVEEKDATFEEKSINEVNSGIYFFYAPYIKDLIEKISNENAQKEYYLTDLIELLNKEGKEVYALEIPDYREILGVNDRLQLAEVENILRRNYIYFWAINGTTFHNPDSIWIEFDVDLSPDVEIFQNVILSGKTQIGEGTIIGANSVIKNSKIGKNVVIKENCVIEDSIIEDNAVIGPFARIRENSVIKSGAVIGNFVEVKNSEIGEKTNARHLSYLGDAQIGKEVNIGAGTITCNYDGFRKHKTVIKNRAFIGSDTMLVAPITIGEEAITGSGSVITKDVPDKALAIERTQQKIIENYAEIRKKRKEGKNE, encoded by the coding sequence ATGATTGATTTTCCACTTAAAGCTATAATACTTGCAGCCGGAAAAGGAACAAGATTTAAATCTAAAAAGCCTAAGGTATTACATACAATCCTTGGAAAACCAATGATAGATTATGTTTTATTTTCTGTAAGATGGATAAATCCTGACCAGATAATAGTTGTTGTCGGGCATCAAAAAGAGCAGTTAAAGGAGCATATAAATTGTGATAAATGCAAAATAGTTGAGCAGGAAGAACAGCTTGGCACTGCCCATGCAGTAAAGATAACAAAATATCTTTGGGAAGATTTTGATGGATATTTACTTATAATAAGTGGAGATACGCCACTTATAAAAGGAGAAACCCTTTCCAATGCAGGAGAGTATCTAAAAGCTCTTGTTAGATATGAAGGAGCTAATTTAGCTAACTTTAGAAAAGGTTATAGAAATGAAAAAATTGCCGGAGTTGTCTTAACTGCAAGAGTTCCAAATCCTTATGGATATGGCAGAATAATAAAAGATGTAAACCATAGAGTTTTAAAAATAGTTGAAGAAAAAGATGCAACTTTTGAAGAAAAAAGTATAAATGAAGTAAATTCCGGTATATATTTCTTTTATGCACCTTATATAAAGGATTTAATAGAGAAAATATCCAATGAAAATGCACAAAAAGAGTATTATTTAACAGATTTGATAGAGTTATTAAATAAAGAAGGAAAAGAAGTTTATGCCCTTGAAATTCCTGATTATAGAGAAATACTTGGAGTAAATGATAGATTACAGCTTGCAGAAGTAGAAAATATACTACGAAGAAATTATATATATTTTTGGGCAATAAATGGCACAACATTCCATAATCCTGATTCAATCTGGATAGAGTTTGATGTAGATTTATCACCAGATGTTGAAATTTTCCAAAATGTTATATTATCAGGAAAAACCCAAATTGGTGAAGGAACTATTATAGGAGCAAATTCTGTAATAAAAAATTCAAAAATAGGAAAAAATGTAGTTATAAAAGAAAATTGTGTAATAGAAGATTCCATCATAGAAGATAATGCAGTTATTGGACCATTTGCAAGAATTAGAGAAAATTCTGTAATAAAATCCGGTGCAGTTATTGGTAATTTTGTAGAGGTAAAAAATTCCGAAATTGGAGAAAAAACAAATGCAAGACATCTATCTTATCTTGGAGATGCTCAGATAGGAAAAGAGGTAAATATTGGTGCAGGCACAATAACTTGCAATTATGATGGCTTTAGAAAACATAAAACTGTAATAAAAAATAGAGCATTTATCGGAAGTGATACAATGCTTGTAGCTCCTATAACAATTGGTGAAGAAGCAATAACCGGCTCAGGCTCGGTTATAACAAAAGATGTGCCGGATAAAGCCCTTGCAATAGAAAGAACCCAGCAAAAAATAATAGAAAATTATGCAGAAATAAGAAAAAAAAGAAAAGAGGGAAAAAATGAGTAG
- the hisG gene encoding ATP phosphoribosyltransferase — MENKMSLTIAVPKGRLFEQTLDLFEKAGLITEKIDTNTRKLIISGNDYNFLMVRAKDVPVYVNQAVADIGIAGDDVLLEIDFDLYKPVDLGIGYCNIVVAGKPESRDLYFSNPSTLKIATKYPKIAHKFFSEKGIKIQIFELYGSVELAPLVEMADFIVDIVETGRTLKENGLVVIDNIRPSTAKLIVNRVSYKTKRKEILNLIEKLENYLEALYD; from the coding sequence ATGGAAAATAAAATGAGTTTAACAATAGCTGTTCCAAAAGGAAGATTATTTGAGCAAACCTTAGATTTATTTGAAAAAGCTGGATTAATAACAGAAAAAATAGATACAAATACAAGAAAATTAATAATTTCCGGAAATGATTATAACTTTTTAATGGTAAGAGCAAAAGATGTTCCTGTTTATGTAAATCAAGCAGTAGCAGATATAGGTATAGCCGGTGATGATGTTCTACTTGAGATAGATTTTGATTTATATAAGCCGGTAGATTTAGGGATAGGTTATTGTAATATAGTGGTGGCAGGAAAACCTGAAAGTAGAGATTTATATTTTTCCAATCCTTCTACATTAAAAATAGCAACGAAATATCCAAAAATTGCTCATAAATTTTTTTCCGAAAAAGGAATAAAAATTCAGATATTTGAGCTTTATGGCTCTGTTGAATTGGCTCCATTAGTTGAAATGGCAGATTTTATAGTAGATATTGTAGAAACAGGAAGGACACTCAAAGAAAATGGTTTAGTTGTAATAGATAACATAAGACCTTCAACGGCAAAACTGATTGTAAATAGAGTAAGTTATAAAACCAAAAGAAAAGAGATTTTAAATCTTATTGAAAAATTAGAAAATTATCTGGAGGCTCTTTATGATTGA